A section of the Candidatus Eisenbacteria bacterium genome encodes:
- a CDS encoding CoA-binding protein, producing the protein MSPIRNPEPPEELLRNVLRRSRTLAVVGLSNSPERPSHYVARNLQLAGYRVIPVNPAVKTALGERSYASLLDVPGTVDLVLVFRRSQFVEPVVDDAIRAGARAVWMQVGVRHPAAARKAREAGLDVVMDRCAWVEYQKFFGPRL; encoded by the coding sequence ATGTCTCCCATCCGAAATCCCGAGCCTCCCGAGGAACTGCTGCGCAACGTGCTGCGGCGCAGCCGGACGCTCGCCGTGGTGGGTCTTTCGAATTCCCCGGAGCGCCCCAGCCACTACGTGGCCCGCAACCTCCAACTCGCGGGCTACCGGGTGATCCCGGTGAATCCCGCGGTGAAGACCGCGCTGGGGGAGCGCAGCTACGCCTCGCTCCTGGACGTCCCCGGCACCGTGGACCTGGTGCTGGTGTTCCGCCGCTCGCAATTCGTGGAGCCGGTGGTGGACGACGCCATCCGGGCCGGTGCCCGCGCGGTGTGGATGCAGGTGGGGGTCCGCCATCCCGCGGCCGCGCGCAAGGCGCGCGAGGCCGGCCTCGACGTGGTCATGGACCGCTGCGCCTGGGTGGAGTACCAGAAGTTCTTCGGACCCCGGTTGTGA
- a CDS encoding cation diffusion facilitator family transporter: protein MKVLQTRRGAAGLSVLSNLTLTSAKLVAASLTGSVGLLSEAVHSGVDLLASGIAFVAVRKAEAPADARYRYGHGKWESLSGLLEGILILLAAGLIWKEALYKWVHPEPLRSLGSGLAAIVLSIVVNTFVSRHLFRVARRERSLALEVDAAHLKGDVISSIGVLAGLVLVYFTRDPRLDAAAGFVVGGFVVHAGWGAMQASVEELLDRSLPQEEAMVRRILDDHMPQFLSYHDLRSRRVGRRSLFEIHLVVTGDQTVEQAHAFCDHLEHDIREALGDVHVAIHVEPPSELEPSERDRLRRSRPPERLSPREILARELPGRLPGRVLEVLRALQERGRQGYVVGGVLRDVLLGRGAPDDWDVATDAPPDEVLALFPDALQVGIVHGTVGVRDGERLIEVTTFRHEWGYSDARHPDGVKFVSSIEDDLARRDFTVNAMAYDPLQSRFVDPEGGWADLQAKLLRAVGDPAERFREDGLRPLRAARFAAQLDFALDEATLEAIGPARPSVARVAVERVRDELKKLVVAERARRGFAVLERSGLLEDVLPELAACRDVYQNRFHAFDVYGHSLATLENAPRAKARVRWAALLHDIGKPGTKQLRDGEGTFHNHQAEGAEMADALLRRLRFGNAERETIVHLVREHMFDYRAEWTDAALRRFVRRVGRENLADLFDLRIADMLGNGLKQGFPHYLEELHARIEALLERDTALSPHDLALDGAEIMRLLGIGPGPRVGAAQEFLLEAVLEEPSRNTAIELERVLRENAEKLRQA from the coding sequence GTGAAAGTCCTTCAGACCCGCAGGGGCGCGGCGGGGCTCTCGGTTCTCAGCAACCTCACCCTCACGTCCGCCAAGCTGGTCGCCGCCTCGCTCACCGGATCCGTGGGTCTCCTCTCCGAGGCGGTGCACTCCGGCGTGGACCTGCTGGCCTCCGGCATCGCCTTCGTGGCAGTGCGCAAGGCCGAGGCCCCCGCCGACGCGCGCTATCGCTACGGGCACGGGAAGTGGGAGAGTCTCTCGGGGCTGCTCGAAGGCATCCTGATCCTGCTGGCGGCCGGGCTGATCTGGAAGGAGGCCCTCTACAAGTGGGTGCATCCCGAACCATTGCGCAGCCTCGGTTCGGGACTCGCGGCCATCGTGCTCTCCATCGTGGTCAACACCTTTGTCTCCCGGCACCTGTTCCGGGTGGCCCGGCGTGAGCGTTCGCTGGCCCTGGAAGTGGACGCGGCGCACCTGAAGGGCGACGTGATCTCCTCCATCGGCGTACTGGCGGGGCTGGTGCTGGTGTACTTCACGCGGGACCCGCGCCTGGACGCCGCTGCCGGCTTCGTGGTCGGCGGATTCGTGGTCCACGCCGGCTGGGGGGCGATGCAGGCCTCGGTGGAGGAGCTGCTGGACCGCAGCCTGCCCCAGGAGGAAGCGATGGTGCGGCGCATCCTCGACGACCACATGCCGCAGTTCCTGAGCTACCACGACCTGCGCTCCCGGCGCGTGGGGCGGCGCAGCCTCTTCGAGATCCACCTGGTGGTCACCGGCGACCAGACGGTGGAGCAGGCGCACGCCTTCTGCGATCACCTGGAGCACGACATCCGCGAGGCGCTGGGCGACGTGCACGTGGCCATCCACGTGGAGCCGCCCAGCGAGCTGGAGCCCTCGGAGCGCGACCGGCTGCGCCGCTCCCGTCCCCCGGAGCGGCTCAGCCCGCGCGAGATCCTGGCCCGCGAGCTGCCGGGCCGGCTGCCCGGGCGGGTGCTGGAGGTGCTTCGCGCGCTCCAGGAGCGCGGCCGCCAGGGCTACGTGGTCGGCGGCGTGCTCCGCGACGTGCTCCTGGGCCGCGGTGCGCCCGACGACTGGGACGTGGCCACCGACGCCCCGCCCGACGAGGTGCTGGCGCTGTTTCCCGACGCCCTCCAGGTGGGCATCGTGCACGGCACCGTGGGGGTGCGCGACGGCGAGAGGCTGATCGAGGTGACCACCTTCCGCCACGAGTGGGGCTATTCCGACGCCCGCCACCCCGACGGGGTGAAGTTCGTCTCCAGCATCGAGGACGACCTGGCGCGCCGCGACTTCACCGTGAACGCCATGGCCTACGATCCGCTGCAGTCGCGCTTCGTGGATCCCGAGGGAGGCTGGGCCGACCTGCAGGCCAAGCTGCTGCGCGCGGTGGGCGATCCCGCCGAACGGTTCCGCGAGGATGGCCTGCGCCCGCTGCGCGCGGCGCGATTTGCTGCGCAGCTGGACTTCGCGCTGGACGAGGCCACGCTGGAGGCCATCGGGCCGGCGCGGCCCTCGGTGGCCCGCGTCGCGGTGGAACGGGTGCGCGACGAGCTGAAGAAGCTGGTGGTGGCCGAGCGCGCGCGACGCGGGTTCGCGGTGCTGGAGCGGAGCGGGCTGCTGGAGGACGTGCTGCCCGAGCTGGCCGCCTGCCGCGACGTGTACCAGAACCGCTTTCACGCCTTCGACGTGTATGGACACAGCCTGGCCACCCTGGAGAACGCCCCCCGGGCCAAGGCGCGGGTGCGCTGGGCGGCGCTGCTGCACGACATCGGCAAGCCCGGCACCAAGCAGCTTCGCGACGGGGAGGGCACATTCCACAACCACCAGGCGGAGGGCGCGGAGATGGCCGACGCGCTGCTCCGGAGGCTGCGCTTCGGCAACGCCGAGCGCGAGACCATCGTGCACCTGGTGCGCGAGCACATGTTCGACTACCGCGCCGAGTGGACCGACGCCGCGCTGCGCCGCTTCGTGCGCCGCGTGGGGCGCGAGAACCTGGCCGACCTGTTCGACCTGCGCATCGCCGACATGCTCGGCAACGGCTTGAAGCAGGGCTTCCCGCACTACCTCGAGGAGCTGCACGCCCGCATCGAAGCGCTGCTCGAGCGTGACACCGCGCTGAGCCCGCACGACCTCGCGCTGGACGGCGCGGAGATCATGCGCCTGCTTGGAATCGGGCCCGGACCGCGCGTGGGCGCGGCGCAGGAGTTCCTCCTGGAAGCGGTGCTGGAGGAGCCCTCCCGCAACACCGCCATCGAGCTCGAGCGCGTGCTGCGCGAGAACGCGGAAAAACTGCGCCAGGCTTGA
- a CDS encoding M20/M25/M40 family metallo-hydrolase: MAGNALRPDFDTRNLASLLAALVRFRSDRPEDRRPIADWTADMLRGLGGRTRVLGPPDGPVVLSTFGRGGVLFSGHIDTVPATGEWKTKPGQCRGSRLYGRGSADMKGGVAAILAAASQLAGRVPFSVILTTDEETGMKGAVAVLKAPALRAASAVVVAEPTGLRVGFAEKAVHQFLLTTSGRSAHASMPWTGVSATERMLALLAALRAAFPSSDRGGVTFNVGRIEGGTRPNLVADRCVALLDFRVPGALKPAPHEARVRARLKRARVPHRLERLHFVTALAQDPRHPALRLFETVAARPRGIIYFATEAAVFAALHKPVVIFGPGAQESCHTNDEWVSMREVAAAARVYRDYGLVMGDPR, from the coding sequence ATGGCCGGCAACGCGTTGCGCCCCGACTTCGACACGCGAAACCTCGCCTCCCTCCTCGCGGCCCTGGTCCGCTTCCGCAGCGATCGCCCCGAGGACCGCCGGCCCATCGCCGACTGGACCGCCGACATGCTCCGCGGCCTGGGCGGCCGCACCCGCGTGCTCGGTCCGCCGGACGGCCCGGTGGTGCTCTCCACCTTCGGCCGCGGCGGCGTGCTGTTCTCGGGTCACATCGACACCGTCCCCGCCACCGGGGAGTGGAAGACGAAGCCCGGTCAGTGCCGCGGCTCGCGCCTGTACGGACGCGGCAGCGCCGACATGAAGGGCGGGGTGGCCGCCATCCTCGCGGCCGCCTCGCAGCTGGCCGGCCGGGTCCCGTTCTCCGTGATCCTCACCACCGACGAGGAGACCGGCATGAAGGGCGCCGTCGCCGTGCTCAAGGCCCCCGCGCTGCGCGCCGCCTCGGCGGTGGTGGTGGCCGAGCCCACGGGACTGCGCGTGGGTTTCGCGGAGAAGGCGGTTCACCAGTTCCTGCTGACCACCTCCGGCCGCAGCGCCCACGCCAGCATGCCCTGGACCGGCGTTTCCGCCACCGAGCGAATGCTCGCCCTGCTGGCGGCGCTCCGCGCCGCGTTTCCCTCCAGCGACCGCGGCGGCGTGACCTTCAACGTGGGCCGCATCGAGGGCGGCACCCGGCCCAACCTCGTGGCCGACCGCTGCGTGGCGCTGCTCGACTTCCGGGTCCCGGGCGCTCTCAAGCCGGCGCCCCACGAGGCCCGGGTGCGGGCCCGGCTGAAGCGCGCGCGCGTACCGCACCGGCTCGAGCGGCTCCACTTCGTGACGGCCCTGGCCCAGGATCCGCGCCACCCGGCGCTGCGGCTCTTCGAGACCGTGGCCGCCCGCCCGCGCGGCATCATCTACTTCGCCACCGAGGCGGCGGTGTTCGCGGCGCTGCACAAGCCGGTGGTGATCTTCGGCCCCGGTGCCCAGGAGAGCTGCCACACCAACGACGAGTGGGTCTCGATGCGCGAGGTGGCCGCCGCCGCCCGGGTGTACCGCGACTACGGCCTGGTGATGGGGGACCCGCGGTGA
- a CDS encoding Nramp family divalent metal transporter, translating into MGPGIITANVDNDAGGITTYSLAGAHFGYLLLWTFLPMTVALIVIQEMCARMGVVTGKGLADLIREQFGVRLSFVVMLLLLAANLGNIMAEFAGIASALEIFGISRYIAIPLIAFGVWRLVVKGTYRIVEKVFLFACLIYISYIISGIMAHPPWGEVLKRAVVPTLRWDPAFLSMTIGVVGTTIAPWMQFYQQAAVVDKGISVDQYHASRMDTIVGMVSAVVVVFFITISCAATLNVHGVRIRDAADAARALEPLAGVYAGKLFAIGLLNASIFAASILPLSTAYSVCESFGWETGVDRRFMEAPQFFGLYTFLIAVGAGVILLPRFPLLKVMFFSQVANGMLLPVILVFMLKLINDRGLMGDYVNSRFFNVVAGVTTVVMVALTLALVASQIFGWGA; encoded by the coding sequence ATGGGCCCGGGGATCATCACCGCCAACGTGGACAACGACGCCGGCGGCATCACCACCTACTCGCTGGCCGGCGCGCACTTCGGCTACCTGCTGCTGTGGACGTTCCTGCCGATGACCGTGGCCCTGATCGTGATCCAGGAGATGTGCGCGCGCATGGGCGTGGTGACCGGCAAGGGGCTGGCGGACCTGATCCGGGAGCAATTCGGGGTGCGGCTCTCGTTCGTGGTGATGCTGCTGCTGCTGGCCGCCAACCTGGGCAACATCATGGCCGAGTTCGCGGGCATCGCCTCGGCGCTGGAGATCTTCGGCATCAGCCGCTACATCGCCATCCCGCTGATCGCCTTCGGGGTGTGGCGGCTGGTGGTGAAGGGCACCTACCGGATCGTGGAAAAGGTGTTCCTGTTTGCGTGCCTGATCTACATCTCCTACATCATCTCGGGGATCATGGCCCACCCGCCGTGGGGCGAGGTGCTCAAGCGCGCGGTGGTGCCCACGCTGCGCTGGGATCCCGCATTCCTGAGCATGACCATCGGCGTGGTGGGGACCACCATCGCGCCGTGGATGCAGTTCTACCAGCAGGCCGCCGTGGTGGACAAGGGCATCAGCGTGGACCAGTACCACGCCTCGCGCATGGACACCATCGTGGGCATGGTCAGCGCCGTGGTGGTGGTCTTCTTCATCACGATTTCGTGCGCCGCCACGCTGAACGTGCACGGGGTGCGCATCCGGGACGCCGCGGACGCGGCCCGGGCGCTGGAGCCGCTGGCGGGCGTCTACGCCGGCAAGCTCTTCGCCATCGGGCTGCTGAACGCCTCGATCTTCGCCGCCTCGATCCTGCCGCTGTCCACCGCCTACTCGGTGTGCGAGTCGTTTGGCTGGGAGACCGGCGTGGACCGCCGGTTCATGGAGGCGCCGCAGTTCTTCGGTCTGTACACCTTCCTGATCGCGGTGGGCGCGGGCGTGATCCTGCTTCCCCGCTTCCCGCTGCTGAAGGTGATGTTCTTCTCCCAGGTCGCCAACGGCATGCTGCTTCCGGTCATCCTGGTGTTCATGCTCAAGCTGATCAACGACCGCGGACTGATGGGCGACTACGTGAACAGCCGCTTCTTCAACGTGGTGGCCGGGGTGACCACGGTGGTGATGGTGGCCCTGACGCTGGCGCTGGTGGCCTCGCAGATCTTCGGGTGGGGCGCCTGA